The Chryseobacterium sp. 7 sequence TTCTTTCCCAATCTCTAGCACCTGTCATCAGGGCATATCCTATATCTTTCCAAGATCCACCTCTTACAGATTTCTTCGTATCCTTTTTATCTTTAGTAGAAGGATTTAGTGTAGAAGAGAATCCAGCTGAGGAATTGTTAAACGAAGATAATGTCCACTCAGAAACGTTTCCAGCCATATCAAATAACCCAAACCCATTTTTCTTAAATTTCTTAACTGGAGCTGTATATGTATAAGTACCTTTTTTCTCGTCTTCCATGTAATTACCTCTCTTCGGTTTGAAGTTGGCAAGGTAACAACCTCTGTCATCCATTAAATATGGACCTCCCCAAGGATAAGTAGCATTTTGCATACCTCCTCTTGCGGCATATTCCCATTCTGTTTCAGTTGGAAGACGGAACTCTAATGGTCTTTGTTTTTTTCTTTTTAAACTTTCGTTGTAATCTGTTTTCAATTTAGATCTGAAGTTACAATAAGCTCTTGCCTGATCCCAGGTTACTCCAACTACAGGGTAGTCTTTGTACGCTTTGTGCCAGAAATACTGTTCAAACAATGGCTCATTGTAAGCAAAGTGGAAATCTTTTACCCAAACCGTAGTATCAGGATAGATCGCGATACTTTCGCTTTTCAGGTAATTAGCTCCTCTTTCGTTATCTGCAACAGCAGCGTCCATATCTCCCCAACGGTAAGTATATTTCAGCTTACTTACATCTAAAATTCTTTCGTTTCCAATTCTTGAAGAAGAAGGCAGATACATAGACTCCAAAACCTCTGCGTATTCTACATCTGGATATTTTGTAGTACTCCAGTGTAAAGGAATTTTCCAATCTAATCTTTTGCTTGCATCATATCCTCCGTCTTCACGGCCACCCTGGCCTTCCATATATTCTTGATAAGGTGTTAAATTTTCTTCTTTTTTAGCAAGATATGCATAATCTCCTATTGCTGCACCTTTACGTCCGCCTTCGTCACCACCTTCTCCGGCAGCTTCAGCTAGTAAAGTTCTCGCAATAGAGTCTCTTACATAATTGATAAATACTCTGTACTCCGAGTTGGTAGTTTCTGCTTCATCCATGAAGAAAGAAGAAACAGTAACAGTCTTCAATGCTGCTTTTTCAGGAGTATTTGTTGGATCCTGGTCTGCTAAACCAGCAACAAATGAACCTGCAGGAATTGCGACCATTCCGTATGGTCTTTCCGCAACAAATGATTTAGTTTTTTCTCTTGGTATCAATTCTCCTTTTGTTCCTGGCTTCCCTACAGAAGAGCTGCCACCACCTGAACAAGATACCGATGCTACCGACGCAGACAATAATAAAAGAAATATCCTTTTCATGTTAATTTTTATAATTAAGCCGTAAATATATAATTTTTTTAAGAAACTTTTAAGATTTTTTTTGAAATAACGGAAGAAATCTAAATTTATTTTATTTACAACAACTTTTTATTCCACAGTAACAGATTTTGCAAGGTTTCTAGGTTGGTCTACGTTGGCACCTCTATATACTGCTATGTAATAAGCAAGCAGTTGTAAAGGTACGGAAGCAACGATTGGTGAGAAACACTCTGAAGTTTCAGGAATTTCAATAACATAATCTGCCATTGCGCTTACCTGACGGTCTCCTTTGTTAACTACGGCGATAATTTTTCCTTTTCTCGCTTTAATTTCCTGAACGTTACTTACAATTTTATCATAGTGGCCTTTTTTAGGTGCTATAATTACAATTGGCATATTTTCGTCGATCAGGGCAATAGGACCGTGCTTCATTTCTGCAGCCGGATATCCTTCTGCATGGATGTAAGAAATTTCTTTTAATTTTAACGCTCCCTCTAAGGCAGCAGGATAATTGTATCCTCTCCCTAAATAAAGGAAGTTTGTAGCTTTCACAAAATCTTTTGCAATATTCTGCGTCAGCTCGTGGGTCGTATTCAGCACTTCTTCAATTTTCTTAGGAATAGCATCAAGCTCAGAAATTAAGCTCATAAATTCAGCGTTTCCTAAGTTTCCGTTGTGTTTTCCTAGTTTAAATGCAATTAAAGTAAGGATTGTAAGCTGTGCTGTGAATGCTTTTGTAGAAGCAACACCAATTTCAGGACCAGCATGTGTATATGAACCTGCATCCGTAATTCTTGCAATGGAAGAATCTACTACATTACATATACCATATATAAATGCTCCTTTTTCTTTTGCCAGCTTTAAAGCAGCCATTGTATCAGCTGTTTCCCCGGACTGAGAAATGGCAATTACTACATCTTTATCTGTAATGATTGGGTTTCTGTATCGGAATTCTGAAGCATATTCCACCTCTACAGGGATTCTTGCATATTCTTCTATCAGATATTCTCCGATAAGACCTGCGTGCCAGGAAGTACCACAGGCAATAATGATAATTCTGTTGGCGTTTTTGAATCTTTCAACATGATCCCAGATTCCAGCCATTTTGATCACTCCTTCATCTACAAGAAGTCTACCTCTCATGGTATCGTGCACAGATTTAGGCTGTTCAAAGATTTCTTTAAGCATGAAGTGCTCATATCCACCTTTTTCAATCTGCTCAAGGCTTAATTTAAGCTCCTGAATTTCCGGCTCAATTTTAGAGTTATCATTGATGGTTCTGATATCTACTCCTTTTTCAAGAGAGATAGTCGCCATGTGTCCTTCTTCAAGATAAATAGCTTCTTTGGTAAATTCTACGAAAGGAGATGCATCAGAGGCGATGAAATATTCTTTTTCTCCGATTCCGATTGCCAAAGGAGAACCTAATCTTCCTACTACCAATACTCCCGGATCATCTTCATGAAGTACAGTGATAGCATATGCTCCGTATACCTCATTCAATGCATATCTTACCGCAGTAGGGAAATCCATTTCTGTATTAAGATCCATAAAATACTGGATAAGGTTTACCAATACTTCTGTATCTGTTTCTGATTTGAAAGTAAATCCTTTTTCAGTAAGCATTGTTTTTATGGTATCATAGTTTTCTATAATACCATTATGTACAATTGCTATTTTTCCATTATTTGACAAATGCGGGTGGGAATTTCTGTCACTTGGAACTCCATGGGTAGCCCAACGGGTGTGTCCCATACCAATTTTGGCTGTTCCTTTTAAATTTTTTGAAATATTCACCAAATCCTCAACCTTACCTTTTGTTTTCTCTACTTCAAGTTTATTGTCTGAACTTTCTAAAACAATTCCGGCACTGTCATACCCTCTATATTCTAATCTTCTAAGACCATTGATTACAATTTCGTAAGCGTCTTGAAAACCTGTATATCCTACTATTCCGCACATATTATTTTGTCTAGTGTTTTTTTATTGTATTTATTTTTTTGTGGCGTAAGTCACTTTAAGCTGAACTCTGTTCGCATTTGTTTTGTCTAATGAACCTGTAAAAATAACTCTGTTCATATCAAATGCTCTTGTTGTATTACGAACTCCTAAAAGAGCTCCTGTAGCATTTGCTGCGAATGTTCCTGCGCTGATCCATAGTGGTCTGTTAGGTATTAGGGTCTCATTTCCTTGTGAATCCTTTTCCTTTTTCCCTTCAACAAGATCTTTAACGGTTTTTGTTACTATAAAATCATAGTACCCTTTATCTATGTTATAATTATATAAACCAAGTCCGGCTGTTAAGTCTGATGTAAAGATCAATTTTGAGAAATTAACAGGAGTATCCGTCAATGGGTTTATTGTAAATCTGCGGTCTTCTGTTGAGTTGGTATTTTTCCAGCTAGCCGGATCTAAATACACTCTGATCTTAGCACTTAAAATACCTGCTTTATCTTTATTATAGATATCTCTGAGAGCTGCAATTGTAGCATCAGGAATTTTTACGATCGCAGAAGGACCTCCCATTCCCTGAACATAAAGTTTTGCGTCTCCATCAGTAGTATTAATAGATGCTAATGCATTTGCAGATGGCGTCCCGCTTCTATCGTATTCATATTGTCCGATGTGAGCATTAAGACCTCCTACATTGAAAACAAGTGTTGTTTGTGGTCTTGTAGTGGTTCCGTTATCTACTTTATCGTATTTATAATACATGATAAGCTGAAGGTCATTAGGAGAGAACTGGTAAAGATATTTATCAGTTTCATCCACAGAAATTCTGATTCCTTTGAAATATCTGATAAAGTTGGAAGCATCCTGAAGCTCAGGCTTTCCTTTTTTATCAAGAATATGTGTCTGGAAAAAATCTGTATTGCTCAGTTTCAGTCTGTATCCAAGATCTCCTGTAAATACTACTGAGTTATCAGATTTCTTCGTAACAGAAATTGTATTTATATTACCGTCAAATACTCCTGACCCTAACAATTCTCCAGTACTTACCGTTTTATTGGAACGCTTGAAACTATCATCATTCGAATCCAGGAATGTAGTAATCTCATGTACATTGATCTTCATGGATTTTGAACCACCTCCTATTTTACCGTATTTACGAACAGGATATATTTTCTTTTCAATAGAAACCTCCGTAGCTACTCCGTCTACCGGGAAATCAGTTTTTGCGTATGTATTTGTTTTTAATGAATCCCCTTCAAAGTAATAGGTATTGGAAGTAGTGTTCGCTGGTGGTTTTATGACAAGAACTACAGAGTCTACTTTTGGATTTGCCCCGTTGAAGTCGTAATTATCTACAGGCATTCTTAGCTGAGTAAGGTAAGAAGCTCTCTGCATTCCGAACTGGCTTTCTGTAAATGCTCCAAGAACACCCACGGTTAAAGCTCCACCGCTTTCATTCAATCCACTGATTAATCTGGCAGCATCACTTCGGATAGAGTCATTATTATTATAGTTGTACGCAATAACGTCATATGAAATTTCATTACCTTGTGCTGCGTCATTATTAAACAACTGCTCACCAAGAGAATCCGGATCAGGTTCACAGTTATAAAGGATTGTACTTCCGAAAATCGCCAATAAAAGCATGGCGAAGGTCCTTTTAAGAGTATGAGTCATTAAAAATGTGTTTTTAATAAAGTTGATTAATAGAATCTACGTCAAGATATTCCGATTTTTCGGTTGCTGTTTCATTGAAAGCCTTATCCAGATCTTCATCCAGAAACTCGTCACCTTTCACAACGGCATTTACATAGTTCATACTTTCGATAACAAAACTTTTAATTGTTGGATTATCTAACGCTTTTAATCCTGAAATATTATCAAACTGTAATTTTTCGTCGATCTTTTTATTCAGATCAGCATCTTTCTCATTGTAAAGAGAAAGTACAATTTTTGCGTCTTTGAAATAAGTATCTGATTCGTAGTAAGTTTTAAGATAAATTGGAACAAAAGAAGACATCCATCCGTTCAAATGGATAACATCCGGAACCCAGTTCAGCTTCTTAATAGTTTCAATAACCCCTCTTGCAAAGAAAATAGCTCTTTCATCATTATCTTCGAAAGGGTTTCCTTCGTCATCGAAATAATATTGTTTTCTTTTGAAGTATTCTTCATTGTCAATAAAGTAAACCTGAAGTCTTTCCCCCGGAAGAGACGCTACTTTAATGATCAGAGGCTGATCCAGATCATTAATGATGATATTCATACCTGAAAGGCGGATTACCTCATGAAGCTGGAACTTTCTCTCACTTATTTGTCCAAATCTTGGCATAAAAACTCTTACATCATTGCCTTCTTGGTGCATCTTAAGTGCCATTTTGTTTACCACTGCAGCCATATTTGTGTCTTCCTGATATGGATACATCTCTGTAGTAATGTACAGTATTTTTTGATTCGGCATAAACTTTCTATCTAATTTTTGTAAAAATGCTTTAATGTGCAAAATTACAAAAAAACATCCAACATTATTTTAATTAACATTTTTTTACGAAAATTCCCTTTCTCAAATTATTAATAGTACATATTATTATACGATATTTTTAGTATTTTTGAAATAGTATTAAAATAAACTATGGAAGTTATAAAAAACAGGAAAGTCCTTCAGGATTTCATTGAAAGACAGAAAGAAATGGGAAAAAGAATTGGCTTTGCTCCTACTATGGGCGCTTTGCACAAAGGCCATCTTTCTCTGTATGAGGAGGCAAGAAAAGAAAATGATCTTGTTATTTCTTCAATTTTTGTAAATCCAACCCAGTTCAACAATCCTGAAGATCTTGAAAAATACCCGAGAGATATCAACAGAGATATCCTTATTCTTCAGAATTCAGGGCTTGTGGATGCTGTTTACATTCCTGAGGTAGCAGATATTTACCCTGAAAAAACTGAAAGCCAGCATTATGATTTTGACGGATTAGAGAATGAAATGGAGGGAAAATCAAGACCAGGGCATTTTGACGGTGTAGGAACTGTGGTAGAAGAGCTATTCAGACAGGTACAGCCTGACAGTGCTTATTTTGGAGAAAAAGATTTCCAACAGCTTGCTATTATTAAAAAAATGGTAGAGAAAAAACACCTTCCCGTTAAGATAACTGGAGTTCCTATCTACAGAGCAGAAAACGGACTTGCATTAAGTTCTAGAAACCAAAGACTGCATGAAGACAGGAAAGAAGCTTCAAAACTTATTTATGAAACCCTAAATAAAGTGAATGACTGGTTCAGAACAGTTACCATACCTGAAATAAAAGAAAGAGTAACTGATATTTTTGATGATCAGCAGGGTATGAAACTTGAATATTTTCTGATTGCCGACGAAAACACATTACAGGAAACAGATTTTTTCTACAAAGACAGAAATTTCAGGGCGTTTATTGTAGTAGTAGTGGATGGTGTAAGATTAATTGACAACATGCATTTGGATTAAAATGATACCCTATATAGTTATAAAAACAAAAACTCTGACGGCTGTTGTCAGAGTTTTTTTATTTATAATAATTCTTATTGCTTTATTGAATATCCATACAAAAATCAAAGGCCTCCTGAAGGAAGCCTTTGAAACACCAAATCACAAAATATTAATATGAAAAAAATTTACTTTTCAGTAAACTTGTGACCCGGCTGGGATTCGAACCCAGGACCCATACATTAAAAGTGTATTGCTCTACCAGCTGAGCTACCGAGTCGGCCACAATTAAAATGAAATAAATTTCAATATTAATTATAAAATTTTCTTTGCAGTGCCTGCGACTGGACTCGAACCAGCACATCCTTAGGAAACCACCCCCTCAAGATGGCGTGTCTACCAATTTCACCACGCAGGCAATAAAATTACAAAATAAGTAATATTTATTGCTAGTGACCCGGCTGGGATTCGAACCCAGGACCCATACATTAAAAGTGTATTGCTCTACCAGCTGAGCTACCGAGTCGGCCACTTGTACAACAAGTTTTCATTTAAGTAATGTCCCTTGTTTTAAGTGGTGCAAAGATATGACTTTTTTCTTTATCTCAAAACTTTTTCGCAAATTTGTTAAAAAAAATTTCATGGTAATTTCATTGATCGGATACATGGGAAGTGGCAAATCTCACATTTCCAAAATATTAAGCGAAAAAATCAATTTTAAATTAATTGACCTCGATAAAGAGATTTCCAGAAGAAATAAATTAACCATCCCGGAAATATTTGAAAAAAAGGGTGAAATTTACTTTAGAAAGCTGGAAAGAGAGGCCTTAGAAGAGATATTGGCGTCTCATGAGAATGTAGTTTTAAGCCTTGGTGGAGGAACTCCGGTATATTATAATAATATGGAGATCATTAATCATAATTCCAAAAGTGTATTTTTAAGGACTTCGATAGGAACATTGGTAGAAAGACTTTCAAAACAGAAAGAAAAAAGACCTTTGGTTGCCAATATTTCTGATGAAGACCTCCCGGAATTCATTGCGAAACATTTATTTGAGAGAAATCAGTTTTACAGTAAAGCACAATTCACGGTAGGTACAGACTCCAGAGAACCGGAAGACATTGTGACAGAAATAATAGAAAAGCTCTATCTCTAGAGCTTTTCATTGTTATTTTAATCTTCGTTTTCGTCTTCATTACCTGTCTCACCAAAGAAATCATCCCAGTCTGTAAAATCAGAATCAATATCATTTCCCACATAATCGTCCATCTCCCTTCTGTCTTTTTTGGTAGGTCTTCCTTCGCCTTTATTTCTGTAATAGTCTTGTGACATTTTACGAAGTTTCAATAATTCGTACTGCTCTTTATCTGTTACATCCTGTATGTGAAGCGAAACCAATTTGGCCCCTATCCTGCTTTTCGGAATCTGAATTACCTTTATTTTATAATCAATCTGATTCTTACGGATTTTAATAGTATCTCCTTCTTTTACCTCTTTAGATGACTTTACGGCAGACGTTCCTATAGAAACTCTATTCTTTTTAATCTCCTCTGCTGCAATACTTCTCGTCTTATAAAAACGAATGCTCCATAAAAATTTATCTATTCTCATAATTTTTTATACTTTTGCCGTTATATTATTTGTAAAGTAATTAAAGTTTTTTGAAATGAAAAAAATATTTTTATATATCCTTGCAGGATCTTTGTGTTTTTCTGCTTGTAAGAAAGATGATGATGTGTCAACCTATGTAGAGCCGGAAGACATTAATACTCAAAACACCTATGATGATCAAGCCATTAAGAAATTTATGGATGAAAATTATCTGGATGCGCAGGGAAATATAAAAGCTTTTAGTTCCACAGATACTTCAGATGATACCGAAAAGAAATTATCTGAGCTGAATCCTGTAACACTTCCTTCAGGAACAATCTATATTGTTAGAAATGGAGCTCAGCCTTCACCAGCAGATGAGCAAGTAATTGGTAGCACAGATATTCTTAAAGTAATGATGAAAGCGACTACTTATCTGGCGATCAATACAGACGGACAGTCTTCATTTACTGCTGCTACAGATTTCATGAATACCATCAACGGAACCGGAATTCCTGCAGTAGATCCTAAATTCTATTATACTGCACCCAATGATCCATTGATTACCAATGCAACTACTGATGCTGCAAAACAAAGAAGTTACTATGAGATTGAAGGATTCAGTGAAGCATTGCAAAAATTTAAAGCATTTAATAACTATGCTACTGAATTACCATATAATCTACAGGGAGTAATTATTGTTCCTTCGAGAGCTGCTTTCGCAAGAGATCCTTATTTCCCGTATAATTATCCAGGTTACAGCCAGGTAATTTCATTAAGAAATAAAACTTTTGTTTTCAACTTCCAGGTATATAACAGAACAACCAGACCATAAGCCTCAAAATTTAAATAACATAAAAACCCCGCAATGATTATTGCGGGGTTTATTTATATTGATATTTGATCAGTTTAAGATCTTGCTTTCTGTTTTACATTTCCTAAAATATCCGGAAAGTAAAGGTCTGCAAGGTGATCGAACTCATCTCCTCTCATAAACATGGTTGCATCTACTTCTTCATAAGAACTTCTTCCCGCAGCCGCAATCAGCTCGTTACAGGTATGAAGTGTATTTTTGTGGAAGTGATATACTCTTTCGGCCTTATCAGTCACATCAAGTCCTTTAATAAGCATTTTATCTTGTGTAGCCACTCCTGTAGGACAGTTGTTTGTGTTGCATCTTAACGCCTGAATACATCCTAAAGAGAACATGAAACCTCTGGCATTGTTACACATATCTGCACCCATTGAAATAGCTCTAAGAATATCAAGACTGGTAAGAACTTTACCGCTGGCAATTACTCTTAATTTATTTCTTACGTTGTAATTATTAAGTGTTCTGTTGACAAAGATCAAAGCAGGTTCCAATGGCATTCCTACTCCATCTGAAAACTCTGGCGGAGCTGCTCCCGTTCCTCCTTCTGCACCATCTATCGTAATAAAGTCTGGGTAAATTTTCAGTACATTCATCTGAACGCAGATATCTTCAAATTCTTTGGTATCTCCAATACATAATTTAAATCCGACAGGCTTTCCTCCTGAAAGTTCTCTCAGATGCTGTACGAACCTCAACAATCCTGCAGCGTCTGAGAATGAAGTGTGTGATGGTGGTGAAATAACAGTCATACCCGGTGTTACGTGACGGATGGCTGCAATTTCCGGAGTGTTCTTTACACCCGGAAGTACTCCTCCGTGTCCTGGTTTTGCTCCCTGTGATAATTTGATCTCGATCATTTTCACATTTGGAAGGTTAGAATATTTTGTGAATAGTTCAGGATTGAATTTTCCTTCTTCATCACGGCATCCGAAATATCCTGTCCCGATCTGCCAGCAAAGGTCTCCCCCTTCCATGTGGTGAGGTGAAATTCCTCCTTCTCCTGTGTTATGATAAAAATTTCCTTTTTTAGCTCCTCTGTTTAATGAAATTTGCGCTCTGTCACTCAATGCCCCGAAACTCATTGCTGAAATATTGAATAATGACGCATGATAAGGCTGTGTACACTGCTCTCCTCCTACCCAAACTCTTGGAAGCTCTTCTGATGGTGATTTGGCATAAATAGAATGCTTGATTCCTTCATATTTTCTGTGATTTACTTCCAGCTGTGTACCAAAAGCTACAGTATCACTTAAATTTTTTGCACGTCTGTATACTGCAGAACGCTGATTTCTTGGAAATGGCTTCCCGTCTGTTTCCCTTTCAATAAAGTATTGCTGCATTTCGGGTGAAATACTTTCGAAAAAATACCTGAAGTACCCCAATACAGGAAAGTTCCTCAAAATAGCATGTTTCGATTGGTAAGCATTGTAAACACCCAATGCATAGATGGCGGATAACAGCGTTGGTATCCAGTAATGCGCTCTGATCAGCAGTGCTATAATCCATGTAGCAGCTACTAATACAATTCCCCAAGATAAAAACTTATCTCTCATGAATGTAGTATTTAAAAGTTTAAAAATAAATTTAGTAGAATTTTTGCAAAGAGCCTATGCTTTTGCTAAAAAACTTTGGTAAGAAGATTGCACAGAAACCGTGCCATCTGACAGGATTTTTTCTAAATTTAGAAATTCAATTTGATTGATGGATGCAGGATCAAAATCTTTCTGGACTCTTACATAGTTTTCTGTGAAGCCAAACATTTTCCCGTCTTTATTTTCGTGCTCCCAAAGAACAGGAAGCATTTTTCCAAGTTGTGTCTGATAGAATGCCATTTTCTTCTTTTCAGAAAGAATTCTCAGCATTTTATTACGTTTTTTTCTTTCAGGTATCGGAACAATACCGTCCATTGCAGCAGCCTCCGTATTTTCTCTTTCTGAATAGGTAAATACGTGAAGGTAAGTAATAGGAAGTTTATTAAGGAAATTATAAGTTTCCATAAATAATTCCTCTGTTTCTCCCGGGAATCCTACAATAACGTCCACACCTATAGCCGCGTCAGGCATTACCTCACGGATCTTGTTAACTCTGTCATTGTACAGTTTTGTCAGGTAACGGCGTTTCATCTTTTTCAAAAGATCATCGCTTCCGGACTGTAGCGGGATATGAAAATGCGGAACAAAGCTTTTACTTTTAGAAACCAGCTCTATACTTTCATCTTTTAGAAGATTAGGTTCAATAGAAGATATACGGATTCTTTCGATGCCTTCTACTTTATCCAATTCTGAAATAAGATCAAGGAATGTATGCTCGTGTCTTTTATTTCCAAACTCTCCTTTACCATAATCACCAATATTTACACCCGTAAGAACAATTTCTTTAATGTCTTTTGCAGCAATTTCAGTGGCATTTTTAAGAACGTTTTCAATAGTATCAGAACGAGAAATTCCTCTGGCTAACGGAATGGTACAATAAGTACATTTATAGTCACAGCCATCCTGTACTTTCAGGAAAGCTCTGGTTCTGTCTCCAATAGAATAACTTCCGATAAAGAAATCGGTTTCTTCAATTTCACATGAATGAACAACTCCCTCGCTTTCTGATTTTTCCAAATCATCAAGGTAGCTTAGAATATTGAATTTTTCTTTTGCCCCCAAAACAAGGTCAACTCCTTCAATCTGTGAAATTTCTTCAGGCTTTAACTGTGCATAACATCCTACAATTACGACCAGCCCTTCCGGATTGGCTTTCATAGCTCTTTTTACGTGAAGTTTACATTCACGGTCAGCATTTTCTGTCACAGAACACGTATTGATAACATACACATTCGCTTTATCATCAAAACCTACCTTATCATAACCTGCATCTGTTAATTGACGGGCAATAGTAGATGTTTCTGCAAAGTTTAATTTGCAGCCAAGTGTATGAAACGCGGCAGTTCTGTGAAAAGTAGACATTAGTTACTCCTGAATTTTAATGGGTGCAAAGATAGTAATTTTAATAAGAATGCAAGATTGATTGAATCTATTCTTTATATTCATCCCTTACTTCAGGGCTGTTTTGAAAGCAGACGGGTGATGAATTAGCTTCCGGTTCTTTATCTGAAAGTTTGTTTTTCATTTCTGCATTAAATTCCTGAGAACGGTTTCTGGCAATGGACAATGTATTCCAATCTTCATTTTTTATCATTTTTGCGATATAAACAATCTGACCGATATGATATGGGTAATGAGCCAGCTGCCTCAGAACAGCATCAATTACCGGATGTGCTTCTCCTCTGATATATGTTGTCGAGTAGAGATTATCATCATTTATCTTTTCAAGGGCATCAAAAAAACATTTCCAGCCCTGTTCCCAAAAATCAAGAACCTGTTCTTTGGTGGTAAAGGTATTGACAAACTCTCCGTCACGGTTACGCCAGGATTTTTCTCCGTCTTCTGTCAGGAAATTAGTCCACCTCGACAGCATATTTCCTGCCAGATGTTTTACAATGACGGCAATAGAATTACTTTCTTCATTGTACTGCCAGAACATCTGATCATCCGTAAGCTGGTCAAATGTCTTATCACCAAGCGATTTATAATATTCAAAACGTTTTACAAACAGGTCTTTCATTCTTTCTATTTTGCTGTCTAATTTAATAACTTAAAAAAAATAAAACCACCTCAGATGAAGTGGTTTTATCTATGTATTTTATTGATTGTTATTCTCTGTTTTTCACTAATACCCAACCGGTAAATTTGATTGGCGTATTCTTCTTATCATTTTCATTCCATGTAATAGAATACCAGTATGTTCCGGTAGGAACTCTTCTTCCGCCCTGAGTACCATCCCATTTATAGCCATTTGACCTGTCTGCCTGAAAGATTTTATTTCCGTATCGGTCAAAAACATTCATGATCAGGTTTTGTTTGTTGGCCAGTGCAGAATAATCAATCACATCATTTATTCCATCGGCATTAGGGGTAATCACATTAATTAAATTGGGTACTACAATTCCTATTTCTATCGGATCACAGTCGTAAGCATCTTTTACATATACTTTATGATCTCCTCTTGAAAGATTATTGAAAACATTAGAATCCTGCCAGATAATATTATCAATGGAATATTTATAAGCCGGATTTCCTCCTATTACGGATATGGTAATGGTATTATTTGAAATATCAATACCGGAAACTACAGGCTGATCAGAAGGAAGCACTTTTACAGTTTGTGTTGTAATACATTCTCCGGTTTTCAGTTTTACCC is a genomic window containing:
- a CDS encoding glycogen/starch synthase, which gives rise to MPNQKILYITTEMYPYQEDTNMAAVVNKMALKMHQEGNDVRVFMPRFGQISERKFQLHEVIRLSGMNIIINDLDQPLIIKVASLPGERLQVYFIDNEEYFKRKQYYFDDEGNPFEDNDERAIFFARGVIETIKKLNWVPDVIHLNGWMSSFVPIYLKTYYESDTYFKDAKIVLSLYNEKDADLNKKIDEKLQFDNISGLKALDNPTIKSFVIESMNYVNAVVKGDEFLDEDLDKAFNETATEKSEYLDVDSINQLY
- a CDS encoding DUF4270 family protein; its protein translation is MTHTLKRTFAMLLLAIFGSTILYNCEPDPDSLGEQLFNNDAAQGNEISYDVIAYNYNNNDSIRSDAARLISGLNESGGALTVGVLGAFTESQFGMQRASYLTQLRMPVDNYDFNGANPKVDSVVLVIKPPANTTSNTYYFEGDSLKTNTYAKTDFPVDGVATEVSIEKKIYPVRKYGKIGGGSKSMKINVHEITTFLDSNDDSFKRSNKTVSTGELLGSGVFDGNINTISVTKKSDNSVVFTGDLGYRLKLSNTDFFQTHILDKKGKPELQDASNFIRYFKGIRISVDETDKYLYQFSPNDLQLIMYYKYDKVDNGTTTRPQTTLVFNVGGLNAHIGQYEYDRSGTPSANALASINTTDGDAKLYVQGMGGPSAIVKIPDATIAALRDIYNKDKAGILSAKIRVYLDPASWKNTNSTEDRRFTINPLTDTPVNFSKLIFTSDLTAGLGLYNYNIDKGYYDFIVTKTVKDLVEGKKEKDSQGNETLIPNRPLWISAGTFAANATGALLGVRNTTRAFDMNRVIFTGSLDKTNANRVQLKVTYATKK
- the panC gene encoding pantoate--beta-alanine ligase, which encodes MEVIKNRKVLQDFIERQKEMGKRIGFAPTMGALHKGHLSLYEEARKENDLVISSIFVNPTQFNNPEDLEKYPRDINRDILILQNSGLVDAVYIPEVADIYPEKTESQHYDFDGLENEMEGKSRPGHFDGVGTVVEELFRQVQPDSAYFGEKDFQQLAIIKKMVEKKHLPVKITGVPIYRAENGLALSSRNQRLHEDRKEASKLIYETLNKVNDWFRTVTIPEIKERVTDIFDDQQGMKLEYFLIADENTLQETDFFYKDRNFRAFIVVVVDGVRLIDNMHLD
- the gldK gene encoding gliding motility lipoprotein GldK; the encoded protein is MKRIFLLLLSASVASVSCSGGGSSSVGKPGTKGELIPREKTKSFVAERPYGMVAIPAGSFVAGLADQDPTNTPEKAALKTVTVSSFFMDEAETTNSEYRVFINYVRDSIARTLLAEAAGEGGDEGGRKGAAIGDYAYLAKKEENLTPYQEYMEGQGGREDGGYDASKRLDWKIPLHWSTTKYPDVEYAEVLESMYLPSSSRIGNERILDVSKLKYTYRWGDMDAAVADNERGANYLKSESIAIYPDTTVWVKDFHFAYNEPLFEQYFWHKAYKDYPVVGVTWDQARAYCNFRSKLKTDYNESLKRKKQRPLEFRLPTETEWEYAARGGMQNATYPWGGPYLMDDRGCYLANFKPKRGNYMEDEKKGTYTYTAPVKKFKKNGFGLFDMAGNVSEWTLSSFNNSSAGFSSTLNPSTKDKKDTKKSVRGGSWKDIGYALMTGARDWERKDSARSYIGFRTVQDIPEAAVKPRRVNRN
- a CDS encoding shikimate kinase, giving the protein MVISLIGYMGSGKSHISKILSEKINFKLIDLDKEISRRNKLTIPEIFEKKGEIYFRKLEREALEEILASHENVVLSLGGGTPVYYNNMEIINHNSKSVFLRTSIGTLVERLSKQKEKRPLVANISDEDLPEFIAKHLFERNQFYSKAQFTVGTDSREPEDIVTEIIEKLYL
- the glmS gene encoding glutamine--fructose-6-phosphate transaminase (isomerizing), with product MCGIVGYTGFQDAYEIVINGLRRLEYRGYDSAGIVLESSDNKLEVEKTKGKVEDLVNISKNLKGTAKIGMGHTRWATHGVPSDRNSHPHLSNNGKIAIVHNGIIENYDTIKTMLTEKGFTFKSETDTEVLVNLIQYFMDLNTEMDFPTAVRYALNEVYGAYAITVLHEDDPGVLVVGRLGSPLAIGIGEKEYFIASDASPFVEFTKEAIYLEEGHMATISLEKGVDIRTINDNSKIEPEIQELKLSLEQIEKGGYEHFMLKEIFEQPKSVHDTMRGRLLVDEGVIKMAGIWDHVERFKNANRIIIIACGTSWHAGLIGEYLIEEYARIPVEVEYASEFRYRNPIITDKDVVIAISQSGETADTMAALKLAKEKGAFIYGICNVVDSSIARITDAGSYTHAGPEIGVASTKAFTAQLTILTLIAFKLGKHNGNLGNAEFMSLISELDAIPKKIEEVLNTTHELTQNIAKDFVKATNFLYLGRGYNYPAALEGALKLKEISYIHAEGYPAAEMKHGPIALIDENMPIVIIAPKKGHYDKIVSNVQEIKARKGKIIAVVNKGDRQVSAMADYVIEIPETSECFSPIVASVPLQLLAYYIAVYRGANVDQPRNLAKSVTVE